In the Pseudoalteromonas sp. A25 genome, CAGAGCGAAGTTTGCGCAGTTCCACATTGGTAAAATCATCACACTGTTGAGCGTAAGCGAAACCGCTCAGAGTAAGGCCTGCGAACAATATGGCCTTGGTTACAGTTTTTTTAATCATCGGCTCTTTCCCTCTAAGATAATAATCTTCTATGATACGCCATTACATTCAAATGCGATCAAACATTTACTGAGCATGACAATAAGAATAGCTGAAATTGACGACCTTCAAAGTATCACAGATATATATAACGAAACGATTGCAAGTAGAATGGTCACCGCAGACACCGAGCCGCTTACGGTAGAGCAGCGCATGGAGTGGTTTAGTAGCCATAATTCGGACAGGCCGTTATTCGTATATGAAGCTAAAGGCCGTGTCGTGGCGTGGCTTAGTTTTAAGTCATTTTATGGACGTCCGGCCTATTCTCAAACCTGCGAAATTAGCATTTATATTTCAACACAGGCAAGAGGACAAGGACTGGGACAGCAATTGTTGGAATTTGCACAAGTGCACGCACAGGTAATAAAAGTGTCTACCCTAGTTGGGTTTATTTTTAGTCACAATATACCCAGCTTAAAGTTATTTAAGCGCCATGGTTTTGAAAGTTGGGGAGAGTTACCTGATGTCGCAATCATGGATGGTAACCCCTACAGTCTCACCATAGTGGGTAAACATTTGAGAAATTAAAGCAAGCCAGTTAAACCGAAAAATTCGTCTACACTTGAGGAAGATAGGAGATAGGTTGTGTAGATAGATGACAAACAAGGTTTTGATTGTAGACAGTAACAGTGTTCTTGCTATGCGCTTGAAAGTATTGTTCGAGCTGCTGGGCGGTGAAGTTGAGCATATACATTATCGTATGCTAGACCAAATTGAAGACTTAGAGCGCTATGACGCTATCGCCGTTGCTAATGGAATACCAACCAGCTTCTTAGATTCACTGTCGTCATTAAGACAGCATGAAAAGCTAATTTTGCTTGCCCCCAAACCCGACAATGCTCAGCAGCTTGCTTTATTTAGCCAGTTTAACAAAGCGCTACCCAATGGCATTGTGGTTTACCCTTTTTTTTCGAATAAAGAAATCACGAACCTGCTGGAACGAGTGTTTGAGATCGGAGCCGAAAGCCGACTCGTATTGCCTTCTGTATTACTCGTTGATCACGATTTAGAGCGGTTATCTGAGTTAGCAACGAGCCTATCCGGAGCTCAACTAAACGTATATACAGCCGATACATGTGTGGTTGGTATGAGTCAAGCACAGCATCAAGCAATCGATTTATTGATTGCTGCTTATGAACCGCATGATAAATGTGCACTGGACTTGTTTGGGCAAATGAAAGTGCTAAATAATAACTTACGCTGTTTGCTTTACACAGAGAAAGCTGACCAAGTAGACATGCTCGAAGCAATACGTTTTGGTGTTGAAGATGTATTAATATGGCCGTTTGATGAAGGAGACTTGCTCAAGGCGCTACACAAACTGTGGCAAACTGAAATGTTAAAAAGGCATAACCAAGAGCTGGTTGAGCGCTTGCAAGATACGGTTGACGCCCTGATAGAGCGAGATAGTTTGTTGCGAGTGATTTATAAACATACACCAGACTCAATTATGTTGTTTAACCGAGATGGCAGTATTATTGAAGGCAATGATGCATGTGTAGAGCTATTTTGCTGCACTCAAGAGCAAATGCAGTCAAGCTCTATATTTGAGCTTTTTGATCGCGAATCGGTTGAAAACTTAAAGCAGCAAATGCATGAGCTCAAAGGACGGCGCAATTTTGATTGTGAATTGTTACTTACGCGTAACGATACGATTATACCCTTGATGGGCACGTTCAATGAAATTGACCATCACGGCGAACTGGCTTTCTCTGTTATATTGAAAAATGTCGCTCATCTCAAGAAAAAGCAGCAGGTATTAGAAGAAGCAAAAGAGGTACTAGAAGCAGAAGTGCAAGCCAGAACAGCGCAGTTGCAAAAGGCGAAAGAGGCGGCTGAGGCTGCAAATATTAGTAAATCAGAGTTTCTTGCAAATATGTCTCATGAGCTACGTACTCCCATGCACTCTATTCTTAGCTTCGCCAGATTCGGTCTAGATAAGCTGGGCGCAGACGATATTCCATTAGACAAACTAGAAAAATATTTATCGCGCATTGAAACAAGTGGAGAACGCTTGTTGCTGTTACTAAATAATTTACTGGATTTATCTAAGCTTGATGCTGGTCGGTTTCCGTTTAACCCCAGTTCTCAAGATTTATGTGCAATTGTCAAGACAGCAATGGATGATGTGTCGGGTTCTGCGCTTGCGAAACAGATTAAGCTAAAACTGATTGCAACTCATCAGCCATTGCTAGTTTACTGCGATAGAGAGCAAATAAATCAGGTTTTTAGGAACTTACTTGGCAATGCGATTAAGTTTAGCCCTGAAAACGGCAAGATACAGGTTGAGGTAGAAGGTTGTCTTGATAAGGTTTGTATCAAAGTACGAGATCAAGGTATCGGTATTCCAGAAGAAGAATTGAGTCTTATATTTTCTAAATTTGTACAAAGTTCTACAACCAATAGTGGGGCGGGTGGCACAGGCTTGGGTTTGGCTATTTGTAAAGAGTTTGTGCTGCTGCACAAAGGGTGCATTTACGCAACCAATAATGATGATGCTGGTGCGACGATCCACATCGAGCTGCCACTGGATAAAAAGTAGGGCCTGTGCATTCGCATAAAATAAAAACCACAACTATAAGTATTAAAGACGATGAAATAACACAAGGAATTTATATATGGCATTACAGCGTGTTTTGGCCGTGGATGACGAACCATTTAACCTCGAAATTATTGAAGAGATTCTAGAAGACTTGGACTTTGAGCTCAGAACTGCAGCAAGCGGGCCAGAATGCTTAGAAATGCTTGAAGAGTTTAATCCTCAGGTTATTTTACTCGATGTCAGTATGCCACAAATGAGTGGTTATGATGTATGCCGAGCAATTAAATCAAACCCCGAAACTAGCCATATTGTTGTGATGTTTGTTTCTGCAAGAGGTTCGGTTGAAGAGCGCATGGAAGGCTACGCTGTTGGCGCTGAAGACTACATTGTAAAGCCTTTTGGGCAAGGTGAATTAACTGCAAAGTTGCTTAAACTGGGTCAAATGTTGCTAGAAAAAGAAATTTTAGAGCAGCAGGTAGAAGACGCCACAACCACTGCTTTTAGCGCAATGGCAACAAGCAGTGAAATGGGCCAAATTGTCAATTATATCGAAAGTATTGGCAATGTGAATGACGTACCTACACTCGCTAACGCGCTGATAAACTGCATGTCTCATTTTGGCTTGAGTTGTAATGTTGAATTTAGAGTTGATAATGAGCAGATGCATTATGCGACTTCAGGAATATGCTCGCCAATAGTCCTTGAACTGTTTGAAATCTTGAAATCAAAAGGCCGCCTGCACGAATTTACTAGTCGTATATTAGTTAATTATCAGTATGTGAGTGTTCTTGTGCTCAATATGCCTGAAGGGGATGACGAAAAGCATGGTCGGATCAGGGATCACATTTGCTTTATTGTGAGTGTGACGGAGCAGCAATTACTGGCTATTTTGACACGCAATGAACTTCGCCAACAACAGCAAAATTTAAATGCGGCAGTGGCGATGATAAACAGTAAGTTTAAGAGTTTAATGTTGATGTTAGATAATAACCGACGAGAAAACGAAGCGGTATTTCGGGGACTGCAAGAGCAATTTGAGAATCGTATACCAACGATGGGGTTGGATGAAGACCAAGAGCTATTTATATACAATCATGTAGATACAGCAATCCAAAATTCGGTAGCAAGAGAAGAAGCGCTGATTCAAGTTAAAAAAGCATTTACTGAAATCGAATCAGATTTAGCTGAATTAACTCATAAGGTAGATGAGAGTTAATGCTTTATTTGGCGTAGGCCTAATTTGGGGAGCGCATATTGAGTTGTTCTTATTAGGCATCCCTAGGTAGGCCCTTTTCTATAATTCGAATTAAACGCGCATGCTTTCTTTGCATATGTTTTTGCTTGCTAAGTTGCTGTTTTAAAGCCCAACTTATATGCTCTGCAAGCATGTCTGATGCACCTGTTAAGCGGCTATTTAGCACAGCAATAATCTGCTCATCATATGGGGCATTGCCTAACCCTACAGCTATGTTTCTGAGCCAACGTTGATGGCCTATCCGTCGTATCGGGCTGCCCTCGGTTTTTTTTAAAAATGTTGCTTCGTCCCAGCTGAATAGTTCAATTAATGACTGATCTTTGAGTGCTGCTCTTGGTGAAAAGTCGGCCTCTTTAGTTAATTGACCATATCGATTCCATGGGCACACTAGTTGACAATCATCACACCCGTACACACGGTTACCAATCAGTGAGCGGAACTGCTCTGGTATTGAGCCTTGTAACTCAATGGTTAAATAAGAAATACACCTGCGAGCATCAACAACATAGGGTTCCACAATGGCACCTGTTGGGCAAAGCGTGATACAGGCATTGCATTTACCACACCCCTCAAATTCATCGGGTTTATCTATAGGTAGGGGAATGTCCACAAAAAGCTCGCCAATAAAAAACCAAGAGCCAGCGTGTTTTTGGATCAGTAAACTGTTTTTTCCTCGCCACCCAAGTCCTGCTTTTTCTGCGAGCTGTCTTTCCAGCACTGGTGCGGAGTCAACAAATGGTCGAAATCCAAGCTCTGCAACTTCGCAAGAGATCCTTTGCCCGAGTTGCTTTAAACGATTTCTTAGTACCTTGTGGTAATCTCGCCCTAAAGCATATCGGCTTATATAAGCGGTATGCGAGTTTTTTAATGCTTTTGCAAAGCTTGCATCGGGTGGGAGGTAGTGCATTCGAACTGAAATGACTCTTTGTGTGCCTGGCACCAGCTCAGCAGGGCGAGCTCGCTTCATTCCATGTGCTGCCATATAATCCATTTCGCCGTGATAATTGTTATCCAACCAGCGTTTTAGCTGCGCTTCATGTTTAGATAGGTCAATGTCGGTTATGCCCACCTCGGCAAATCCAAGTTCTTTGCCCCATTGCTTAATTTTTGTTGCCAGTTCAATATAATTAATACTATCTGCAGTCACGGAATGTTTATCTTGGAAGCTAAATACACCTCTAATTTACCACAAGTTGCATACACAGCCCAACAGGTGCAGCAATATGAAGCGTTAGCTGCGAAAAAGTCGGGTACGAGTTTATCGAGTTTAATGCTTCGAGCGGGCGAATCACTGTTTTCATTGTTTGAAAATGAGTTTGTAAGCGCGCAGTGTATCCTGCTGTTGGCAGGTAAGGGTAACAATGCGGGAGATGCGTATGTGTTGGCTAGGTTACTTCATGAGTCAGGGCGCAAAGTAACCGTATTTAGTGTGTTTGAAACAAGTTTATTAAAAGGGGATGCAGCTAAGGCTTTTAAAAAAGCCATAGCCGCGAATGTTGAAATTGTCACAGAGCAACCTTGTCTGAAGTCATATTGCGTGATTGTTGATGGAGTATTTGGTACAGGGTTTAGTGGTGACTTACCAAATCATATACAAAAGTTATTTGCTGAATGTCAGGCTGTGGCAGCTAAAAAGCTCAGTATTGATATTCCTAGCGGCGTAAATGGGTCGACCTCTGTGGTTACTAAGGGGTCATTTTATGCAGATGTCACAATCACTTTTATCGCCTTAAAACAGGGATTATTAACTGGTAAAGCGAAAGCGCATTGTGGTCAGTTACTATATGCCTGTTTGGGGGTCGCACAAGCTTTTGGGCAATTAGTTGAACCTAGTGCAACGTACATGAACCATGAATCGCTTTTTGCAAAGTTTCCACCTCGTCCTATCGATAGCTATAAAAATATCTGTGGTCATGTATTGGTTGTCGGTGGTAACAAAGGAATGGCTGGGGCTGTGCGTTTGGCCGCTGAAGCTGCACTTCGAGCTGGTGCTGGTTTGGTAAGCGTAGCAACGCATCCTGATAATGTGAACAGCGTATTACAAGGCAGATATGAGTTAATGGTTCATGGCGTGGATCACGAAAAACAGTTATTACCTTTGCTCAAAAAGGCAGATGTAATGGTTATAGGTCCAGGTCTCGGGCAAGATGAGTGGGCACGTTCGTTGTTTTCACAAAGTTTGGAGTTTGGAAAACACGTTGTGTGTGATGCCGATGGGTTAAATTTGTTAGCACAAACCCATAAGCGGTTTGATACCGCCATACTCACTCCTCATATTGGAGAGGCTAAACGTTTACTTTCCGAAAAAAGCATTGTTAACGAAGCGGACCGCTTTGAGTTAGTCATGCAAATAGTTAAATCTTACGAAGCGAAAGTGCTATTAAAAGGTCCAGGCACGCTCATTGCTAACAGAAAGAGCGTAAATATTAATCGCACAGGGTGCGCCGCTATGGCTAGTGCTGGGATGGGAGATGTTTTATCTGGTATAATCGGCGCTTTAATTGCACAAGGCATGCAGCCGTTTGCTGCTATGAGCTTAGCTGTGTATATTCATGGTTTAGCAGCGCAAATTGCGGCAAAAGAAGGCGAAAAAGGGCTTCTGGCTAGTGATTTATTTGTGCATATTCGACGCTTATTGGGGTGAACATGGATAATACATTTAGTCAGCACTTGGCCGATGAGGCGCAAACGGTGGCTATGGGCGAACGCTTGTGCAAATATATAAGAAATGGCGCGGTGTTGTTCTTGCATGGTGATTTAGGTGCTGGCAAAACAACATTATCTCGCGGAATTGTTCAGGGAATGGGCCATACTGGTAAGGTGAAAAGCCCAACGTATACCTTGGTTGAACCTTATGAACTGGAGAATGTCTCAATATATCACTTTGATCTGTATAGGTTAGGCGACCCTGAAGAGCTTGAATATATGGGGATCAGGGATTATTTTAGTCCAGATGCTATTTGCATTATTGAATGGCCACAAAAAGGTGAAGGGTTCATTCCCACCCCAGATCTAAATGTCGAGATGGCTTACGATGGTGAACAAAGAACAATTACCGTGACTGCAAATAGTGAGCGCGGACGAACAATCATAATGCAATTAGGACAAGATGCGTAGTATAGGAACAGTATCAGGCATGCTACTGAGCGTTATTTTCATGGTGCTCAGTAATTTTGCACAAGCAAAAAATAATATCGAAGGTGTACGTGTTTGGCCATCGCCAGATAGTACTCGCGTTGTATTTGATTTATCTGCCAAGCCTGATTACAGCTACTTTATGCTGAAAAACCCGTTGAGATTGGTGGTTGATTTTGATAACACCAACAAAGCTGATAAATTCCCTAAAATTCCCGCTGAGCATCGTTTAATAAGTAAATTACGCTACAGTAAGCCGAAAACTGCAAGCGGCACGCGGGTGGTTTTTGATTTAGCTAGTAGTGTAAAGCCCGTGGTTATGGCACTTGCACCTGCAGGGCCTTATAAAAACCGTTTGGTTGTAGACCTTTACGCTAAACAAACTAGTTTGTACAGCAACGACAAAGTGCAGACCAAAAAACGTGAACGGTTAGTCGACAGAGACATTATTATTGCTATTGATGCCGGACATGGTGGTGAAGATCCAGGCTCCATTGGTCCATCAGGTACCTATGAGAAAAATGTTACCCTGCCAATAGCGAAGCGATTAGCACGTTTGATAGATAAACAGCCGGGAATGAAAGCGCGTTTGATCCGCACCGGCGATTATTATTTAAAAATACACACCCGTTCGGCAAAAGCACGGGAAAAAAGAGCAGATTTTTTTGTTTCTATTCACGCTGATGCATTTTCAAGCCCTGGCCCCAGTGGGTCTTCTGTATGGGTTTTATCTTTACGTAGAGCTAACTCTGAGATTGGTAAATGGCTAGAGGACAAAGAAAAACACTCTCAATTACTGGGAGGCGCGGCTGAACTGATAAAAGATACGGCCAATGAAAAGTATCTTGCCAAGGCACTGTTAGACATGTCGATGGATCACTCGATGAAAACCGCATTGCAAGTGGCTGATGAAATTGTAGGTGAGCTTAAAAAGGTCACTAAGCTTCATAAAAAACGTCCTCAATCTGCAAACTTTGGGGTGTTAAAGTCTCCAGATATCCCATCAATTTTAGTTGAAACTGGGTTTATTTCTAATCCAAAAGAAGAGCGACTATTAAAATCGGGTAATCATCAAGAAAAGTTAGCCAGAGCCATTTTTAAGTCGATAAAAAATTATTATAAGCGTAATCCGCCAGACGACTCTTTATTTGCGCGGTTAAAAGAACCTGCGCAGCATGTCGTTAAAAGTGGTGAATCTTTAAGTGTATTGGCAAATCGTTATGGCGTATCTATTACAGCATTAAAAAAAGCAAATAGGTTGACCAAAGATACGCTTTATATAGGCCAAGTATTAACCATTCCAAAGGCATGATCTGCTATGAGTATTGAAATTTTACCAGCGCGGCTTGCCAACCAAATAGCTGCCGGTGAGGTAGTAGAAAGGCCCGCCTCTGTTGTTAAAGAGCTGGTTGAAAATAGCATTGATGCTGGTGCGACAAAGATCCACATTGATATTGAACGAGGGGGTCACAAATTGATCCGCATTCGTGACAATGGCAATGGTATTGCAAAAGACGAGTTAACTTTAGCCCTATCTAGACACGCAACTAGTAAATTAAAAAGCTTAGATGATTTAGAGTGTATCTCTTCACTGGGTTTTCGTGGCGAAGCGTTAGCATCAATTAGCTCGGTGTCTCGATTAACTCTCAGTTCTAAGCCTCCCGAGCAAGAAACCGCGTGGCAAGCATTCGCCGAAGGGCGAGATATGGCGGTGCAAGTTCAGCCCACCGCGCACCCAGATGGAACGACAATAGAAGTTAAAGACTTATTTTTTAACACGCCTGCACGGCGCAAGTTTTTACGTACAGAAAAAACAGAGTTTAGTCATATTGATGAGTTGGTTAAGCGAATTGCTTTAAGTCGCTTTGATGTTGCTATCACACTGACACATAATCAAAAAGTAATGCGACAATATCGTGCTCGCGGTAAAGTGGATGGCGTAAAACGTGTCGCGCAAGTAGCTGGTAAAGCGTTTGAACAGCAAGCGGCTTTTATTGAATCAGGAAGCGACGGTCTGATGCTGTATGCTTGGGTGTTGCCTGTTGGTAGTAGCAATAGTACGCAGTACACCTATGTTAATGGTCGAATGATGCGTGATAAGCTTATTTTGCATGCAATTCGCCAAGCTTTTGAAGAGGTTGCAGGGGAGCACGATATTCCAGGGTTTGTGGTTTATTTAGAAATCGACCCTCGGCAAGTGGATGTCAATGTTCATCCTGCAAAGCATGAAGTACGTTTTCATCAAGCCAGACTTGTGCATGATTTCATTGTGCAAGCGGTGAAACAAGCGGTGATACCCACAACGCATGAGTTGGCCACACAACCCGACAGCACATCCATATCTGAACTTGAACATCAAGACTACCGCAGCACTTTAAAGCCGTTGGCAAGCACCTCAGTAAGTGACGAGCTGGCCTCACCAGTTACATCTGGTAGCGCTTCTTCCTATGGCGCTGACAGAGCGCCTTCTACTGCCAACAAAGCAAATGTACAAAGAGAGTCAACATCTAGGCATTACAATGTTAATCAGCTATATCAAGCACTAAGTCATCAACAGGCGAGTGAGTTTGATGTGCCCGTTGAGCAAGGGGTAGCAAACGAGCCAGTTCTGCAAAAGAGCAAAATGCTATCCATAGAAGGTGGGGTAGCCCTCATCGAGGATAAACAGCAGTTACTGGTATCGCACTTTAAATATGCATTACATCTTTATTGGTCAAATGAGTTAGAGCGCGATGCGAGTTTAGCTAGTAAGGCGCTATTATTGCCAGTGCGAGTGAGTTTAGAGAAAGCGGAAATAACCTCTTTGGCGGAACAAGAATCATGGCTGACGTTATTGGGCTTTGATATTCAGTTTTTTGAGCGATACATCATGGTTAAAAAGCTGCCTGTGAGTTTATATAGTGTCGATGTTGGGACATTCAGTTCAGACATGCTCAAAGCCTGTAATAGCCAATTACAAAGCATCGATGATTGGCTTAGGTGGTTGGTTATCAAAACACCAGAGCGGTTCTATGCGAGTGAATATTTTACTAAAGCGCAGCAATATATTGAAAAAAATCAAAAATGTTTGGCGCGTATTCAGGAAAAAGCAGTTAAAATAGATAACAAGATGTTTTTACAATTATTACCACAAGAGTTTTAGAGTGAATAAATTACCGGTTATAACACTAATGGGCCCTACAGCTGCGGGAAAAACGGCCCTAGCGATAGAGTTATGCCAACATTTAGACACGGAAGTGGTGAGTGTTGATTCTGCTTTGGTTTACAAAGGGATGGACATAGGCACTGCAAAACCAGATGCCGATGAACTTGCCTTGGCTCCGCATCATCTTATTGATATCATTGATCCTTTAGAGAGCTACTCGGTTGCTGATTTTCGCAAAGATGCTTGTCGGCATATTGATGCTTTACATCAACAAGGCAAGGTGCCAATTTTAGTTGGTGGAACCATGATGTACTTTAAGGGACTCATTGACGGATTATCACCACTACCTGAAGCGGATCCTGGTATTCGCGCCCAGCTTGAAATTGAAGCAAATCAATTGGGATGGCCTGAGTTACATAAACAATTAACTTATATCGATCCACAAGCTGCTGAAAAAATTAGTGAAAATGACTCGCAGCGTATCAACCGAGCATTAGAAGTATATCGCATAAGCGGTAAAACAATGACAGAGTTGCAGCAGCAAAAGCAGGCACCGCTGCCTTATGAATTTCACCAGTTTGCTATCGCACCAAGCGATCGCAAGGTGCTACATCAACGTATTGAACAAAGATTTCAAATTATGTTGGATCAAGGGTTTAAAAACGAAGTTTTGACCTTATATCAGCGAGAAGATTTACATCCAGATCTTCCCTCGATACGTTGTGTTGGGTATCGACAAATGTGGGAGCACTTAGCTGGAGAGTGTGACTATGAACAAATGGTTTTTAAAGGCGTAGCAGCTACCAGACAACTTGCAAAGCGGCAACTCACCTGGTTGAGAGGGTGGCCACAGCTGACTTGGTTAGAGACCAATGATCAACAAAACTTGCAACGCGTATTAACTTCGCTAAGCTAATAGTAGCTGTTAAATCAAGCTGCTGAGATATAATCGACAGCGAAACTAATAATAACACCTAGAACGAAGGAAAAGAAAATGGCAAAAGGCCAATCGTTACAAGACCCATTTTTGAATGTCTTACGTCGTGAGCGCATTCCTGTTTCAATTTTTTTAGTCAACGGCATAAAATTACAAGGTAAAATTCAATCATTTGACCAATTCGTTATTTTGTTAGAGAACACAGTAAATCAAATGGTTTACAAACATGCTATCTCTACGGTTGTACCTGCTCGTGCAGTGAATTTCCAAAGTGCACAGGGCGCGGAAGGTACAGAGCAAAATGATGATGGTAACTATTAATTCACTTTAGGAGCGTAATGCTTGTTTGACCGTTATGAAGCCGGCGAACAGGCAGTCTTAGTACACATCGACTTTCCTAACGAAGGTGATCGCGAAGATTTGCGAGAGCTGGAAATGTTGGTGTCTTCTGCAGGTGTTAGTAGTTTGGCGATTGTGCAAGGCAGTCGCCAAGCACCACACGCTAAATTATTCGTCGGCACGGGTAAAGCAGAAGAAATAGCTGAGATTGTCAAAATTCACAATGCAGATGTCGTTATATTTAATCACCAGCTTAGTCCTTCTCAAGAAAGAAACTTAGAACGTGTTTGCCAATGTCGTGTGCTCGACAGAACAACCTTAATACTTGATATTTTTGCACAACGAGCTCGTACGCACGAAGGTAAGTTGCAAGTAGAACTGGCCCAACTTAGACATATTTCAACTCGTTTGATCCGAGGTTGGACGCACTTAGAGCGTCAAAAAGGCGGTATCGGGTTACGAGGTCCAGGCGAAACGCAGCTAGAAACTGATAGACGTTTGTTACGAGAGCGGATCAAAAGTATTCGTAAGCGGCTGGAAAAAGTAGCCACTGTTCGTGAGCAAGGACGACGAGCGCGTAGTCGTAATGAGGTACCAACGGTATCATTGGTGGGTTATACCAACGCCGGTAAGTCGACGCTATTTAATTTGATAACCAACTCAGATGTTTATGCGGCAGATCAATTGTTCGCAACGCTTGATCCTACTTTGCGTAAACTGCATATAGATGATATCGGTCCTGTTATTTTGGCTGATACGGTAGGCTTTATTCGTCACTTACCTCATGATCTTGTTGCCGCTTTCAAAGCGACTTTGACAGAAACACGAGAAGCTGACTTGCAGATCCATGTTGTTGATGTAGCCGACAACCGACGAAAAGAAAATATCGAAGAAGTACAGTCTGTTCTCAAAGAGATTGAGGCTGATGACATTATGCAATTGTTGGTTTATAACAAAATAGACCTACTCGAAGATGTTAGACCGAGAATAGACCGCAATGATGAAGGACAGCCGATCCGCGTTTGGTTATCAGCGCATAGTGGAGTTGGTACTGAGCTGCTTTCACAAGCTATTTCGGAACTGTTAGCGAAAAAAATATTTCACCATACCTTATGCATTCCTCCTGCGTTAGGTCGTTTGCGAGGCGCATTATTTAATTTAAATGCGGTGCAGCAAGAAGACTACGATGAGCAGGGTAATTGGCTTTTGCAGGTGCGTTTACCGCAAATTGATTGGGAGCGTCTGAAAAAAGATCAAGGTATGGATATAGAAAAATTTATTGAAACATAATTTTTACACAGAAAAGTGCGGTTTTGCTCGTATTTGGGTATGAGAAACGC is a window encoding:
- the mutL gene encoding DNA mismatch repair endonuclease MutL, coding for MSIEILPARLANQIAAGEVVERPASVVKELVENSIDAGATKIHIDIERGGHKLIRIRDNGNGIAKDELTLALSRHATSKLKSLDDLECISSLGFRGEALASISSVSRLTLSSKPPEQETAWQAFAEGRDMAVQVQPTAHPDGTTIEVKDLFFNTPARRKFLRTEKTEFSHIDELVKRIALSRFDVAITLTHNQKVMRQYRARGKVDGVKRVAQVAGKAFEQQAAFIESGSDGLMLYAWVLPVGSSNSTQYTYVNGRMMRDKLILHAIRQAFEEVAGEHDIPGFVVYLEIDPRQVDVNVHPAKHEVRFHQARLVHDFIVQAVKQAVIPTTHELATQPDSTSISELEHQDYRSTLKPLASTSVSDELASPVTSGSASSYGADRAPSTANKANVQRESTSRHYNVNQLYQALSHQQASEFDVPVEQGVANEPVLQKSKMLSIEGGVALIEDKQQLLVSHFKYALHLYWSNELERDASLASKALLLPVRVSLEKAEITSLAEQESWLTLLGFDIQFFERYIMVKKLPVSLYSVDVGTFSSDMLKACNSQLQSIDDWLRWLVIKTPERFYASEYFTKAQQYIEKNQKCLARIQEKAVKIDNKMFLQLLPQEF
- the miaA gene encoding tRNA (adenosine(37)-N6)-dimethylallyltransferase MiaA, whose protein sequence is MNKLPVITLMGPTAAGKTALAIELCQHLDTEVVSVDSALVYKGMDIGTAKPDADELALAPHHLIDIIDPLESYSVADFRKDACRHIDALHQQGKVPILVGGTMMYFKGLIDGLSPLPEADPGIRAQLEIEANQLGWPELHKQLTYIDPQAAEKISENDSQRINRALEVYRISGKTMTELQQQKQAPLPYEFHQFAIAPSDRKVLHQRIEQRFQIMLDQGFKNEVLTLYQREDLHPDLPSIRCVGYRQMWEHLAGECDYEQMVFKGVAATRQLAKRQLTWLRGWPQLTWLETNDQQNLQRVLTSLS
- the hfq gene encoding RNA chaperone Hfq, which translates into the protein MAKGQSLQDPFLNVLRRERIPVSIFLVNGIKLQGKIQSFDQFVILLENTVNQMVYKHAISTVVPARAVNFQSAQGAEGTEQNDDGNY
- the hflX gene encoding ribosome rescue GTPase HflX, with the translated sequence MFDRYEAGEQAVLVHIDFPNEGDREDLRELEMLVSSAGVSSLAIVQGSRQAPHAKLFVGTGKAEEIAEIVKIHNADVVIFNHQLSPSQERNLERVCQCRVLDRTTLILDIFAQRARTHEGKLQVELAQLRHISTRLIRGWTHLERQKGGIGLRGPGETQLETDRRLLRERIKSIRKRLEKVATVREQGRRARSRNEVPTVSLVGYTNAGKSTLFNLITNSDVYAADQLFATLDPTLRKLHIDDIGPVILADTVGFIRHLPHDLVAAFKATLTETREADLQIHVVDVADNRRKENIEEVQSVLKEIEADDIMQLLVYNKIDLLEDVRPRIDRNDEGQPIRVWLSAHSGVGTELLSQAISELLAKKIFHHTLCIPPALGRLRGALFNLNAVQQEDYDEQGNWLLQVRLPQIDWERLKKDQGMDIEKFIET